In Allomuricauda ruestringensis DSM 13258, the following proteins share a genomic window:
- the dprA gene encoding DNA-processing protein DprA has product MTEPEIIAALRLQNIPNIGDVTAKKLIAHCGSPIAVFEDKLHHLLKIDGIGKMTLKGLHDPIHLEEAQKEYEFLSKEDITMFYFMDDGYPTRLKHCVDGPILLFQRGNINLKHQKIVSVVGTRNVTNYGTSFCNQFIEEIAPLNPIIVSGLAYGVDIAIQKAAMDHGLQTIACMAHGLNQIYPKVHSKYKSKIEANGGFISEFWSTSQPNRENFLKRNRIIAGISEATIVIESAEKGGSLVTADLAHGYHREVFAVPGRATDKWSKGCNDLIKFQKAHLLTSAAELVYLLGWEIEEKKQKKTVQKQLFIELDETEQSIYSYLQMNGKQLLDTVALECNLPIFKVSSTLLNMEMKGVIRPLPGKMFEAI; this is encoded by the coding sequence ATGACTGAACCTGAAATTATTGCGGCTTTACGGCTGCAAAATATTCCCAATATCGGAGATGTTACGGCCAAAAAATTAATTGCTCATTGTGGAAGTCCAATAGCCGTTTTTGAGGACAAATTGCACCATCTTTTAAAAATTGATGGCATTGGTAAGATGACTTTGAAAGGTCTTCATGACCCCATTCATCTTGAAGAAGCACAAAAGGAGTATGAGTTTTTGTCCAAAGAAGACATCACCATGTTCTATTTTATGGATGATGGTTATCCCACCCGTTTGAAGCATTGCGTTGATGGTCCCATTTTGTTGTTCCAACGGGGCAATATCAATTTAAAGCATCAAAAAATCGTTAGTGTGGTCGGAACCAGAAACGTGACCAACTACGGAACTTCGTTTTGCAATCAATTTATTGAGGAGATAGCCCCTTTAAACCCAATTATTGTTAGTGGATTGGCCTACGGCGTGGACATTGCCATTCAAAAAGCAGCAATGGATCATGGATTGCAGACTATTGCCTGCATGGCGCACGGACTCAATCAAATTTATCCCAAAGTGCACTCAAAATACAAATCCAAGATAGAAGCGAATGGTGGTTTTATATCCGAGTTCTGGAGTACGAGCCAACCCAACCGTGAGAATTTTCTAAAACGTAACCGAATTATTGCCGGAATCAGCGAAGCAACCATTGTAATCGAGTCAGCTGAGAAAGGAGGCAGTTTGGTCACGGCGGATTTGGCCCATGGCTATCATAGAGAAGTGTTTGCTGTTCCCGGAAGGGCCACAGATAAATGGAGCAAAGGCTGTAACGATCTCATCAAATTCCAAAAGGCCCATTTGTTGACTTCAGCAGCGGAGCTCGTGTATCTTTTAGGGTGGGAAATTGAGGAGAAAAAGCAGAAAAAAACGGTACAAAAACAACTATTTATCGAGCTGGACGAAACAGAACAGTCAATCTACTCTTACTTGCAGATGAACGGCAAGCAATTGCTGGACACCGTTGCTTTGGAGTGCAATCTGCCCATTTTTAAAGTTTCGTCCACACTTTTAAATATGGAAATGAAAGGTGTAATCCGACCATTGCCCGGTAAAATGTTCGAGGCGATATAA
- a CDS encoding SPFH domain-containing protein has protein sequence MDIFGKIKEKLSNEFIDIVEWLDYTDDTIAYRFERYQNEIKNGAKLIVREGQTAVFINEGQLADVFRPGTYDLTTQNLPILATLKGWKYGFNSPFKAEVYFVNTHLFTDEKWGTKSPITLSDDRFGLVEIRAFGTYAFKISDAGKFIKDIVGTDSNFTNFEINEHLKSLIATRFTNTVGQANLPIELYAANTTELSDTCREVMAPEFESVGISLEKFYIENVSMPEDLKKEIFEYSRIDKLDLDKLTKFKTAKAIEAAAQNEGGTAGAGMGMGMGFALAQQMSGMMGGNAQVATQRAAQSTAGAVPPPMPTQTMYFYAANGTQHGPVTFEQMQSLFASRTINRDSLVWKQGMATWTALKDVEELKSFLGGNTPPPLPAE, from the coding sequence ATGGATATTTTTGGAAAAATCAAAGAAAAACTCAGCAACGAGTTTATCGACATTGTCGAGTGGCTGGATTATACAGACGACACCATTGCATATCGCTTTGAGCGTTATCAAAATGAAATAAAGAACGGAGCAAAACTAATTGTCCGTGAAGGGCAGACCGCGGTTTTTATTAACGAAGGTCAATTGGCCGATGTATTCAGACCCGGCACCTATGACCTCACTACACAAAACCTGCCCATTCTGGCCACCTTAAAGGGTTGGAAATATGGGTTCAATTCCCCTTTTAAGGCCGAGGTGTACTTTGTGAACACCCATCTTTTTACAGATGAAAAATGGGGCACCAAAAGTCCCATCACTTTAAGTGACGACCGATTTGGTTTGGTTGAGATAAGAGCGTTTGGAACATACGCCTTTAAAATTTCCGATGCTGGAAAATTCATTAAGGATATTGTTGGCACGGACAGCAACTTTACCAATTTTGAAATCAACGAACACTTAAAAAGTTTGATCGCCACCCGATTTACAAATACGGTCGGCCAAGCCAATCTGCCCATTGAACTCTATGCGGCCAATACCACCGAGCTTTCGGATACCTGTCGGGAAGTAATGGCCCCCGAGTTTGAAAGTGTGGGCATTTCCTTGGAAAAATTCTATATTGAGAACGTTTCCATGCCCGAGGACCTTAAAAAGGAAATCTTCGAGTACAGCCGTATCGATAAACTGGATTTGGACAAATTAACCAAATTCAAGACCGCGAAAGCCATCGAGGCTGCTGCCCAGAACGAAGGAGGTACCGCCGGAGCTGGTATGGGCATGGGTATGGGGTTTGCACTTGCCCAACAAATGAGCGGCATGATGGGCGGAAACGCTCAAGTTGCTACACAAAGGGCCGCTCAATCTACTGCCGGAGCGGTTCCTCCCCCAATGCCAACACAAACCATGTACTTTTACGCAGCAAATGGTACACAACACGGTCCCGTTACCTTTGAGCAAATGCAATCCTTATTTGCTTCGCGGACCATTAACCGCGATAGTTTGGTATGGAAACAGGGCATGGCAACATGGACTGCATTGAAAGATGTAGAGGAATTGAAATCGTTCTTGGGAGGCAACACGCCACCGCCTTTACCAGCTGAGTAA
- a CDS encoding P1 family peptidase, which translates to MNKRNHSFCFLLYIFPLLVLSQNRLRDHGVEIGVLKPGALNAITDVPGVQVGHSTLIEGDNVRTGVTAILPHSGNIFQEKVPAAIYVGNGFGKLAGYTQVKELGNLETPILLTNTLSVPTAMNAVIGYTLNQPENEDVRSVNAVVGETNDGYLNDIRGRHITEEHVLQAISNAKSGPVTEGNVGAGTGTICFGFKGGIGTSSRVLPKKLGGYTVGVLVQTNFGGVLQIAGVEVDKQLDRYADALKYSADGSCMMVVLTDAPLDSRNLERLAKRAMLGLSRTGGIASNGSGDYVIAVSTAEACRIPYQSENPTQTMTILRNNTMTPLFLAAIEATEEAILNSLFAGETMKGRDGHTIEALPKEKVMEMLEEAGKMD; encoded by the coding sequence ATGAATAAGCGAAATCACAGTTTTTGTTTTTTATTATACATATTCCCGTTGTTGGTGCTATCACAAAACCGTCTTCGGGATCATGGGGTCGAAATCGGGGTACTAAAGCCCGGAGCCTTGAATGCCATCACCGATGTGCCTGGGGTGCAAGTAGGTCATTCCACACTAATTGAGGGTGATAACGTTAGAACAGGGGTCACTGCCATTCTTCCTCATTCCGGAAATATATTTCAAGAAAAAGTGCCTGCGGCCATCTATGTGGGCAATGGTTTTGGCAAATTGGCAGGTTACACCCAAGTAAAGGAACTGGGTAATTTGGAAACCCCTATTCTCCTCACCAATACGCTCAGCGTTCCCACTGCGATGAATGCAGTTATTGGTTACACGCTCAATCAGCCTGAAAACGAGGATGTTCGTTCCGTAAATGCGGTGGTCGGCGAGACCAACGATGGTTACCTCAACGATATCCGAGGTCGCCATATCACGGAAGAGCATGTGCTTCAAGCTATTTCCAATGCAAAATCGGGCCCTGTTACCGAAGGTAATGTCGGAGCCGGAACGGGAACAATTTGTTTTGGTTTCAAGGGTGGCATAGGAACATCATCCAGAGTGTTGCCCAAAAAATTGGGCGGTTACACCGTAGGCGTTTTGGTGCAGACCAATTTCGGAGGTGTTTTACAGATTGCAGGCGTAGAGGTGGACAAGCAACTCGACCGTTATGCGGACGCTCTCAAATATTCAGCGGATGGTTCCTGCATGATGGTTGTGCTCACCGATGCTCCGCTGGATTCCAGAAACTTGGAACGCTTGGCCAAACGAGCCATGTTGGGTCTTTCACGAACCGGAGGTATTGCCAGCAATGGCAGTGGCGATTATGTAATCGCCGTTTCCACGGCAGAAGCTTGCCGTATTCCCTATCAAAGTGAAAACCCGACACAAACCATGACAATTCTGCGAAATAACACCATGACGCCTTTGTTCCTCGCTGCCATTGAAGCGACTGAGGAGGCCATCTTGAATTCCCTTTTTGCAGGAGAAACCATGAAAGGTCGAGATGGGCATACTATTGAAGCGCTTCCAAAGGAAAAGGTGATGGAAATGTTGGAAGAGGCTGGAAAAATGGACTGA
- a CDS encoding DinB family protein: protein MSSTQEYWLSGPIPDVPALLQPAAHALLQSVQEAKEYLSEFPEDKLWEKPFGRASVGFHLKHLTGVLDRLLTYAKEETLTDAQFQYLKNEGNGENAPTSQQLIADFETKVGQALKCFKTIPETTLTNERFVGRKKLPTTVIGLLFHAAEHSQRHVGQLLVTVSVLKG, encoded by the coding sequence ATGTCATCCACCCAGGAGTATTGGCTAAGTGGCCCTATACCAGATGTACCCGCACTTTTGCAACCAGCAGCGCATGCTTTGTTGCAATCTGTGCAGGAAGCAAAGGAATATTTGTCCGAATTCCCCGAAGACAAGCTTTGGGAAAAACCATTTGGCAGGGCTTCGGTCGGGTTTCATCTGAAACATTTGACCGGCGTGTTAGATCGATTACTGACCTACGCAAAAGAAGAGACCTTGACAGATGCACAATTCCAATACTTAAAAAACGAAGGGAATGGAGAAAATGCTCCAACATCCCAGCAACTGATAGCGGATTTTGAGACAAAGGTGGGCCAAGCATTGAAGTGTTTTAAAACTATCCCGGAAACGACGCTTACAAACGAACGCTTTGTGGGAAGAAAAAAGCTGCCCACTACCGTGATAGGATTACTTTTTCATGCGGCCGAACACAGCCAACGCCATGTGGGGCAATTGTTGGTTACGGTAAGTGTTTTGAAAGGTTAA
- a CDS encoding Gfo/Idh/MocA family protein, translating to MNKREFIKKSSVGALGIMFAPSILKAGFPKEKLRTAHIGVGNMGMEDLKAVSSHEAVEVIALCDVDAINLSTAHKMHPGARIFFDYRTMLEEMGDEIDAVIVSTPDHTHAPASLMAMNMDKPVYCQKPLTHYVSESREMKKVAAEKGLVTQMGIQVHSFYDYKLATLLIQSGIIGKVHTVHAWSPKNWGYDGPLPEGKDPVPDQLDWNLWLGTSKERPYKDGMYHPGNWRKLMDYGCGTLGDMGVHIFDTPYNALELDVPRTIMTQCRPTNGFGFPEKNTVTYEFPGTEYTGKSLKWIWYDGPGVPEMHEDLMLPGMEMKKDKKTTNKSDKNSISLDAGVAGENELPEQGAMFVGEKGRLLLPHFMQLPKKIRKGKYVDISKEIAKVSEEHNLGEPIRNYGTEGPKHYHQFVDACLGKDTTTAPFDYAARLTETILLGTIAGRFPGETLHWDAETAQFKEEKANKYLAGDYRDF from the coding sequence ATGAACAAAAGAGAATTTATCAAGAAAAGTAGTGTGGGAGCACTTGGAATCATGTTTGCCCCTTCCATTTTAAAGGCAGGCTTCCCAAAAGAAAAACTAAGAACAGCCCACATTGGAGTCGGCAATATGGGAATGGAGGACCTAAAGGCCGTCTCATCCCACGAAGCAGTTGAGGTAATCGCTCTTTGCGATGTAGATGCCATCAACCTATCCACTGCCCATAAAATGCATCCGGGAGCACGTATCTTTTTTGATTACCGTACCATGCTGGAAGAAATGGGCGACGAAATTGATGCCGTTATCGTTTCCACACCAGACCATACCCATGCACCAGCTTCGTTGATGGCGATGAACATGGATAAGCCAGTCTATTGTCAAAAACCATTGACCCACTACGTTTCCGAATCCAGAGAGATGAAAAAAGTAGCGGCCGAAAAAGGCTTGGTGACACAAATGGGGATACAGGTACATTCATTTTACGATTACAAATTGGCCACACTTTTGATTCAATCCGGCATTATTGGCAAAGTACATACCGTACATGCGTGGTCTCCTAAAAACTGGGGCTATGATGGGCCACTACCTGAAGGAAAAGACCCCGTACCAGACCAATTGGATTGGAACCTTTGGTTGGGCACCTCAAAAGAAAGGCCTTATAAAGATGGAATGTACCACCCTGGAAACTGGAGAAAACTCATGGATTATGGCTGTGGTACCTTGGGCGATATGGGCGTGCATATTTTTGACACCCCATACAACGCTTTGGAGCTGGATGTTCCAAGAACCATTATGACGCAGTGTAGACCCACCAATGGATTTGGTTTCCCAGAGAAAAATACGGTTACCTATGAATTCCCGGGTACAGAGTACACGGGCAAATCCCTAAAATGGATCTGGTACGATGGACCTGGCGTTCCAGAAATGCACGAAGACCTTATGTTGCCGGGCATGGAAATGAAAAAGGACAAAAAGACCACTAACAAGAGTGATAAAAACAGTATTTCCTTGGATGCAGGGGTAGCGGGTGAAAACGAGTTGCCAGAACAGGGAGCTATGTTCGTTGGTGAAAAAGGACGTTTGTTGCTACCTCACTTTATGCAATTGCCAAAGAAAATTCGAAAAGGTAAATACGTGGACATCTCCAAAGAAATCGCCAAGGTTTCCGAAGAGCACAACTTGGGAGAACCCATCCGAAATTATGGTACTGAAGGGCCCAAGCATTACCACCAATTTGTGGACGCTTGTTTAGGAAAGGACACCACTACCGCACCGTTTGATTATGCGGCAAGATTGACGGAAACCATTTTATTGGGTACCATTGCAGGCCGCTTCCCTGGAGAAACCTTGCATTGGGATGCAGAAACCGCCCAATTCAAAGAAGAAAAAGCCAACAAATATTTGGCTGGGGATTACAGGGATTTTTAA
- a CDS encoding 3-keto-disaccharide hydrolase, whose amino-acid sequence MLKFLRLAVLILAIAACKNQSNKKDETTTTPTTDEKKSEWTYLFDGTSLEGWRGYGMDSLPPGWTIKDSFLTFDTELGLEQDYTGGKDIIYGAEEFDNFELYLEWKIPKGANSGIFYHVKEGYNGPPVVSPEYQIIDDENYADIHDLTGYNSQFGAEHPELLQDWQKTGADYAMHTADESQKQLNPVGEWNSSKIVFTPEKVEHWLNGKKLLEFVPWSDDWKAKKNSGKWDNAPDYGKYKTGYIALQDHASPIWFRNIKIKKL is encoded by the coding sequence ATGCTCAAATTTTTAAGGCTCGCCGTTTTAATCTTGGCGATAGCTGCTTGTAAAAACCAATCAAACAAGAAAGACGAAACAACAACAACCCCCACAACTGATGAGAAGAAATCTGAATGGACCTACCTTTTTGACGGCACCAGTCTAGAAGGTTGGCGCGGTTACGGTATGGATTCCCTGCCTCCGGGGTGGACAATAAAAGACAGTTTCCTCACTTTTGACACCGAATTGGGACTGGAACAGGATTATACCGGCGGGAAAGATATTATTTATGGCGCCGAAGAGTTCGATAATTTTGAACTCTATCTGGAATGGAAAATACCCAAAGGGGCCAACAGCGGAATTTTTTACCATGTAAAAGAAGGTTATAATGGGCCTCCTGTTGTGTCTCCAGAATATCAGATCATCGACGATGAAAACTATGCGGACATACACGATTTGACAGGGTACAACTCGCAATTTGGTGCAGAACACCCAGAGCTTCTTCAAGATTGGCAAAAAACAGGTGCCGATTATGCCATGCATACCGCGGACGAATCTCAAAAACAACTGAATCCGGTAGGCGAATGGAATTCTTCAAAAATTGTGTTCACCCCCGAAAAGGTGGAACACTGGCTCAACGGTAAAAAATTATTGGAATTTGTACCGTGGTCCGATGACTGGAAAGCCAAAAAGAATTCAGGGAAATGGGACAACGCGCCCGACTACGGAAAATACAAAACGGGCTACATTGCCCTTCAGGATCATGCGAGCCCTATTTGGTTCAGAAACATAAAAATTAAAAAACTATAA
- a CDS encoding VPS10 domain-containing protein yields the protein MKTCFFKIGMLLLTATLFIAPMHSQRRNKKQSAPEYPEKLYSSLEYRLIGPFRGGRSGTVAGVPGESNLYYFGATGGGVWRTTDGGRSWENISDGYFGGSIGAVEVAQSDHNVIYVGGGEQTVRGNVSSGYGVWKTEDAGKTWKSLGLDKSRHISRMRVHPENSDIVYAAVMGNLYKPTEERGVYKSTDGGATWKKVLYANDMAGAVDLTFDPNNPRILYASTWRIERTPYSLNSGGEGSALWKSTDSGETWTEISNNEGFATDTLGIIGVAVSPQNSNRVWAMVENKEKGGLYRSEDAGKTWALVNSDRSLRQRAWYYTRVYADTNNEDVVYVLNVSYHKSTDGGKTFEFSNAPHGDHHDLWIAPEDSNRMIMADDGGAQVSYDGGETWSTYHNQPTAQFYRVTTDNAFPYRIYVAQQDNSTLRINYRSDDGSIGEDDWEETAGGESAHIAVDPENDDIVYGGSYGGLLTRVNHAKNTARAVNVWPDNPMGHGAEGMKYRFQWNFPIMFSKHDPNKLYTFSNHVHMTTNEGQSWELLSGDLTRNDPDKLVSSGGPITQDNTSVEYYCTIFAANESPLKEGLLWVGSDDGLIHVTKDGGQTWENVTPPNMPEWNMINSIEPSTFDEGTCYVAATRYKLGDFAPYLYKTTDYGKTWTKITNGIADEHFTRVVREDPKRKGLLYAGTETGMYISFNDGANWEKFQLNLPIVPITDLTIKDDNLIVATQGRSVWVIDDLTVLHQLDDAKKSADAILYKPRDSYRTKGRAARKPSKTEGENLANGVITHFYLKDFSEKDSIALTYTKMNGDTLATYSTYAKEKDKKLEAKKGGNTYVWDTRGKGAERLDGMILWWANLNGPKAVPGTYKVSLNVNGNAQTENFTILPDPRAEVTAADMQKQYDFITEVNETVDRAHQSIKKIRAINAKLDEFIKKYKDDEATKALVEKAKKMKEKFSSIEKELYQTKNRSNQDPLNFPIKLTNKLAHLNSLVSIDDFPPTEQDVAVKNEMSGKINQQLEAFDSLVDEEISAFNAEFNQLKLNYLSIEE from the coding sequence ATGAAGACTTGCTTTTTCAAAATTGGTATGCTTTTGCTTACCGCAACATTGTTTATTGCCCCAATGCATTCCCAGCGCAGGAACAAAAAACAAAGCGCACCGGAATACCCCGAAAAATTATACTCAAGTTTGGAATACAGATTGATCGGTCCTTTCCGTGGAGGTCGTTCCGGAACTGTTGCCGGAGTACCGGGAGAATCTAATCTGTATTATTTCGGAGCTACAGGTGGTGGTGTATGGAGAACTACCGATGGAGGTCGCTCATGGGAAAATATTTCCGACGGTTATTTTGGAGGGAGTATCGGTGCCGTTGAGGTGGCGCAAAGCGACCACAATGTAATCTATGTAGGTGGAGGAGAGCAAACCGTTCGTGGCAACGTTTCATCAGGTTATGGTGTTTGGAAAACCGAGGATGCCGGAAAAACATGGAAATCACTGGGCTTGGACAAAAGCCGTCATATTTCCCGAATGCGAGTTCATCCCGAGAATTCTGATATTGTTTACGCCGCTGTAATGGGCAATTTGTACAAGCCCACCGAAGAAAGAGGTGTTTACAAAAGCACCGATGGAGGCGCGACTTGGAAAAAAGTACTTTATGCCAACGATATGGCCGGAGCGGTTGATTTAACTTTTGACCCGAACAACCCACGGATTTTATATGCATCTACATGGAGAATTGAACGCACCCCTTACAGTTTGAACAGTGGAGGTGAAGGTTCTGCTCTTTGGAAAAGTACCGATAGCGGAGAAACTTGGACAGAGATTTCCAACAACGAAGGTTTTGCTACCGATACGTTAGGAATTATCGGTGTGGCCGTTTCGCCCCAAAACAGTAATAGGGTTTGGGCCATGGTAGAAAACAAGGAAAAAGGAGGTCTGTACCGTTCGGAAGATGCAGGTAAAACATGGGCTCTTGTTAATAGCGACAGAAGTTTAAGACAACGTGCATGGTACTATACCCGAGTTTATGCCGATACCAATAATGAAGATGTAGTTTATGTGCTGAATGTAAGCTATCACAAAAGTACGGATGGAGGAAAAACCTTTGAATTTTCCAATGCCCCGCATGGTGACCACCACGACCTTTGGATTGCACCGGAAGACTCTAACCGTATGATTATGGCCGATGATGGAGGCGCTCAAGTAAGTTATGATGGCGGTGAAACCTGGAGCACCTACCACAACCAACCCACAGCACAGTTTTACCGAGTTACTACCGATAATGCATTCCCGTACAGAATTTATGTGGCGCAGCAAGATAACTCTACGCTAAGAATCAATTACAGAAGTGATGACGGTTCCATTGGTGAGGACGATTGGGAAGAAACTGCCGGTGGTGAATCCGCTCACATTGCCGTGGACCCAGAGAATGACGATATTGTTTACGGAGGTAGTTACGGCGGATTATTGACTAGAGTAAATCATGCCAAAAATACAGCCAGAGCGGTTAACGTATGGCCAGATAACCCCATGGGTCATGGTGCCGAAGGGATGAAGTACCGTTTTCAGTGGAACTTCCCTATCATGTTCAGTAAACATGACCCCAATAAATTGTACACCTTCTCCAACCATGTGCACATGACCACCAATGAAGGTCAGAGCTGGGAGTTGTTGAGTGGCGACCTTACCCGAAACGACCCCGACAAATTGGTGTCCAGTGGAGGTCCCATCACCCAAGATAATACAAGTGTGGAGTACTACTGTACCATTTTCGCCGCCAACGAAAGTCCTTTAAAAGAAGGATTACTTTGGGTTGGTAGTGATGACGGTCTTATTCATGTCACCAAAGATGGAGGGCAAACTTGGGAAAATGTAACACCGCCCAACATGCCCGAGTGGAACATGATCAATAGCATTGAACCTTCTACTTTTGATGAGGGTACTTGTTACGTGGCCGCTACGCGTTACAAGTTGGGTGACTTTGCGCCATATCTTTATAAAACTACCGATTACGGAAAAACTTGGACAAAAATTACCAACGGAATAGCCGATGAGCACTTTACCCGTGTGGTAAGGGAAGACCCAAAGCGAAAAGGTTTACTGTATGCAGGAACCGAAACAGGCATGTATATCTCCTTTAATGATGGAGCCAACTGGGAGAAGTTTCAGTTGAACTTGCCCATAGTTCCCATTACGGATTTGACCATTAAGGATGATAACTTGATCGTGGCGACCCAAGGTAGAAGCGTATGGGTGATTGATGACCTTACCGTGCTGCACCAATTGGATGATGCCAAAAAATCTGCGGATGCTATTTTGTACAAGCCAAGAGATAGTTACAGAACCAAAGGAAGAGCAGCTAGAAAACCATCTAAGACGGAGGGCGAAAACTTGGCCAACGGAGTCATTACTCATTTTTACTTGAAAGATTTCTCCGAAAAAGACAGTATTGCACTAACGTATACCAAAATGAACGGTGATACCTTGGCAACCTATAGCACTTATGCCAAGGAGAAGGATAAAAAACTGGAAGCCAAAAAAGGAGGGAACACCTACGTTTGGGATACCCGTGGCAAAGGTGCCGAAAGATTGGACGGGATGATTCTATGGTGGGCCAACCTTAACGGACCTAAAGCGGTTCCTGGAACCTACAAAGTTAGTTTGAATGTAAACGGAAATGCCCAAACGGAGAACTTTACCATTCTTCCCGATCCAAGGGCTGAAGTTACTGCTGCAGATATGCAAAAGCAGTACGATTTCATCACCGAGGTGAACGAAACCGTCGACAGAGCGCATCAATCCATCAAAAAGATTAGAGCAATCAATGCCAAGTTGGACGAGTTCATCAAAAAGTATAAAGATGATGAGGCAACAAAAGCCTTGGTGGAAAAAGCCAAAAAGATGAAGGAGAAATTCAGTTCCATTGAAAAAGAACTGTACCAAACCAAGAACAGAAGTAACCAAGATCCATTGAACTTTCCCATCAAATTGACCAACAAACTGGCACACTTGAACAGTTTGGTTTCCATAGATGATTTCCCGCCGACAGAGCAGGATGTCGCAGTGAAAAATGAGATGTCAGGGAAAATAAACCAGCAATTGGAAGCTTTTGACTCCTTGGTCGATGAAGAGATTTCCGCTTTTAATGCAGAGTTCAATCAGCTTAAATTGAATTATTTGAGCATCGAAGAATAA